GTACACAGTTTACTTTAACGATGAGGAAGTTGATGTTAAATGCACATGTTCattatttgagatgaggggAATTCTCTGAAGGCATGCATTGAACGTTTGCCAGATGAATAAGATTCATGCGTTGCCGGATAAGTACATCTTGGATCGCTGGAGGAAGGACTTAAAGAGGAGATATACGGTGGTAAAAAGTAGCTATGATGACTTGCGGCAGAATGCGGACTCACGGAGGTATGAGTTCGTGGTTAAACGATGTCTAAAATTAGCAACTCGTGTATGCAGCAGTGATGACCATGTTGATGCATTCATGTCCCACTTGGATGAGTTTGAGAttaaatttaaaggattaacaCTTGAGTCCGATTCAAGCAAGGTAAAAGAGACTACAGCCCCCACCAAGGGTAAGATTATCTTAAGCCCGCACGTTGTTCGAGGGAAAGGGAGGCCGCCAACAAAAAGGAAGGTTCCGCCTTTGGAGAAGACTGCAACAAAGCGAAAGAAGAAACCGGTAAGCGATTTTGGTTAATTGGTATATTGATAATGCGTTTGTCCACATGTATATTtgtttctaataaattttaaattttttttatttaaaatttatttagactTGTAGGAAAATATTTGATGAAACATCACATGATTCAGAGGTCTCAGAAGCTCCTACAACTGATCAGGTAATACATTTACACAAAGatgatttagaattttttagctTCTCACTGATTTTTAATTCCTTTGTAAGGGGTTTGTATATCTCATAACCACCGAAATTTTTAGGTACACAGTGGAAGCAATGATGATTTTGTTGTTCTAACACAGTGCAGTACGTTCACAAACCCAACGCCATCGGAAAATGAGGAGAACTAATGTGACTTGAATTTGGGGGTTGGGGGtattgatgtaattttcatGTTCATTTTGTATGTTAGGGGTATTGAAgtaatttttcttgaatttgtACGCTGGGGGTATTGATGTAATTTTCCTTGAATTTGTATGTTAGGGGTATTGAAGTaattttccttgatttttttatgttagggatattgatgaaattttccttgcaTTTTGTATGTTAGGGGTATTGATGTAATTTTTCAGGAATTTGTACGCTGGGGGTATTGATgtaatttttcttgaattttgtaTGTTAGGGgtattgatgtaattttttttgaatttgtacGCTGGGGGTATTGATGTAATTATCCTTGAATTTTGTATATTAGGGgtattgatgtaattttttttaaatttgtaataaggTTGTATTGATGTAATTATCGTCTTCAATTTTGTACGTTGGGGGTAttaaagtttctattttgaaaGTTTCTACTTTGTAAGGCCTTTGGCAAAATTTCTATATTGATGCTAGTGGTATTTGTTTGAATTgaattatcatatattttttgttaatttgtcaTATCAGGTTTTTATAATTTGTCATGTCAGGTTGTAATGTAAAGTGAAATGTTGGTTAATTAATTTGTCATATTAGATTGGGACTTATATGGTTATTTGTTTCTGGAGAATTGTAATAAGGTTCTAAATGAGGTGAATATCAAACAACATCCAGGAACCATCCATTTTATCTACCAAAAGTTTACAACCAAATACAGTCAAAATACATTGCAGCAGTTCAAAATATAAAGCGTCATGTTAAATCCCAACTATCCATTTACAACTAACTTCCACCAAATACATTTATGGTCCAAGCCAACCAGAAATTATTACAATTGATACCACCCAATACATACACAAAAAGATGCGTGCACATCTATTTTCTACGATCTGCTTCCCAATTTTTTGTTCTTGGTGATAAAGAACATTCTCTTTTTCACCtagtttatcttcttttttctgAACTTCATACTCGCGCAATAATACATCGTCCTCCCTTTTTCTAACTGCATTCTCTCTTGAGCGAATTTTATCCTCTACTAGTTGAAGTATATCTGCCCATATGAAGAATTGACACTTTGCTTCTCCCTGCAGTACAAAAGACATATTTGATAGATGTAAATAAAGTATCACTGGTTGGAGTGTAATACAAAACTTATTCAGACTCTCAATGTTTTACCGTGTTGTACTTCGGGCATGCATAAAATTTTCTTCCAGGATTTTTGTTAGTTCTGGAGGTCTTTAATGGAGCTTTCAAGCCACACCAACATGTTGGTGATTCCAAAAAATCATCAACTACACATGATGATGCGCTCGAAGCCATCGCTTATCTAACTTAAACAGTCAGAAAAATGTTAAAGCAGTTCATCCATGTTAGAATCCAGTGACCATAATGTGATGTTCCAACAAGCTGTGTAAATGAGGTGTTGGTTTATAAACCAAGGCATGCATGATGCAAGGGTAAAATCGAGCAACTATATGTCCAGcttcattcaataattaatcaAGTCTAATTAATCAATATAAATCACCATAAATATTGTTCAGAATTAATTAATAGTCATACGTagctatatatatgaaatatcattaactgcatgcatgcatgcatgcttagtCCAAGCTGGATGGAGTTTttgttaaggaaaatgatataacaactatatatatatatgatcataagTCATCATTTATGATTAagcattaaaatttttttatttttttatcatgtttAAACTATTACTACAAcagtattttcaaattaaagtaaaaaaatataattatataattttgatcAATGATAGAGGTATACATTAGATATATAGAGGTATCATGATGTCTATACGAATCTTGTGTccaaaatatgtaatatgtaaGAAATGCATGAATCTTCGATCCCAGCCTCCCCAACTCACTATTCCATATGCATGTGCATTAATTTGTGTTGTTTGATATTGCAGCACAGCTACCTACACTCATGATGTTGATTAAAatggaataatatatatatatatatatatatactggttTTGCATCATGCATGATCAATTGAACATGTAAAAGTAGTTAGTAATTATCAAGATTAATATTAATTCTGCATGATGTTCCACATGACATATAAGCACTTGGGTTTCTATATATGAATGAACGGCCTAGTACTAGCTAGCACTCATGGAACATTTTCAGAAGAAATACAACACTTTTGAACACCAAAATCCAACTTTTAACAGTTAATTCAACAACCTCAGAAACCAACATACCATATCAATGTCCGAGCATcaataaagtaaaaacaaacttcTAACATTACTAATCAAAGTCGGGTAATATCCAAGAGTAACTATAGACAATATTTTCAAGCACACCCGATTTAGAATCCACCAAAACTTTCCATGAGGCCTCCCTCTTAGTTTTCAAAGGTTCAATGTCACAGTAGGATCTTTCATAGATCAATCATAATTCACAAATAGCCTCTTGGCCAATGTAACAGAGAATTCCAGATGCCCCCAGTTCCCACCCTCGAGAACAAATACATAACAAATACATTCCAAAATTCATATTCCAGTAGCATCAATaacctagaaaaaaaaataaaccattCCAAAATTCATATTCCAGATGCCCCCAGTCCCACCCACGAGAACAAATACATAACAAATACATTCTAAAATTCATATTCCAGTAGCATCAATaacctagaaaaaaaaaaatccaacacaAATCCTACGAGAAAACAAATCCAACACATAACCCACGAGAACACAAATCCAACACAAATCCAGAGTGAGAAAGGGCCTCTCTTACCGCCGTGGAGTGGAGTGGAAGGTCACGATTTGGAAGTGAGAGGATCTGGTTTCGGAAGAGAGCGAATGGTTTCGGAAGAGAGGGAATGGGTCTGAGACGATTTCATGTTGAAGAGAGGGAATGGGTATGTCTCGATTTCGTGTTGAAGAGAGGGAATGGGTTTGAGATGCACCGCGTACGGGAAGGGGAAAAGGGGAAAGGGGGGAAAACGAAAGAGAAATGGGTACGGGGGAAAGGGGGGGAAGACGAATGCTTATGTCCagagagagtgaaaaaaaatttttactgtacactttaaaaaaaaaaaaaaacaaacaaaagccaCGTGGGCGGGTGTGTGGTGTGGGCGGAAGCTTGGGCTTAAGAGTAGCATTTCTCGAGTAAGAAAGGTTGGGTTTTCGATTGGGTTGGAAACTACAAACTAATGACTTTACTTTACAGATCGGCTGAGTCATCCGCGCAGCATTTGTTTCCTCAAAGCTAATGAGAACatgctttattttaattttaggaCTGATTTACTTCACaaaattaaactattttattttattttatatcatttttataaattttcacacaaaatataataaataatttaatttttttaaatttcaaaacaaaacttatgttaaaaaattatattataacaatattttatttaactttcaatagaatatttcatctcatctcatcccatctaaactgtataaccaaacgaaaaaataaagtaaaaaaaaaattgatgaatttttataagataaatgttttagctttctttaaaataaataactagttttatgtaaattatttttattataaaatagatctaacgtatattttttttatgaaattctttttgtgactataatattatatgatattaaattatttgagaTTATTTGTTATATCTAACTCATAGATAAATCATTTGATGCCACGTTAGAAGTTGTTGAGAGGACAATAATAAactagatgataaatagaattctCCTCTAGAATTTTAGCTGTTTTAGATTTTCCCAAACATGATTAATCTTTGCCAAGTTTACtctatgaataatatttacaacCTCCTCTCCATTCTTcccttttattctttcttttaagatcaaattaaacatatattatagaaaaaacAATCAAATTTGTTACAAACCAATATAAAGGAGATCTTAATTGCTTTCGAAATTCAAGACCTGGGATCTTTCATCTTAGTGGTGGGTGGTATGCTTCTAAATTGAAAATTGGTGGCTGTGCATTGGGCTATGAATCTGCATATCAATTTtggaatcaattttttttgtacttcCCAATGCATTGAGGTTTGGAGAAGCTGCATAATACGCTTACAATAAATCGAATTAGTCACAAATGGGAATTCATGATGGCCATAGTCACCACAAATAAGTCACTTTCCAATGTCTTTGGATCTGTAAACGAGTCATGCTTATTGTTTCTCTAATATTTGTCAAAACTTTCTTAACAATAGCGAATAGCAAATAATAACAATCCCATATATTTACAAATGTTTAAACTTCAAtagaaataaacataaaaagttcatacattttaatagaaaatagataaataattgatccataAAGGTTTATGGAAAGTTATAAACCtcatatttgaaaatcaagaacaAGCATATAAACATATGCAAATTTCATCATTATGCAAGGCTACATACTTTAGAAAGTACAGGACAACTTGCGAGAAATcacaaacaaagaaacaaaaagactTGGTGATGCACACTTCAATGAAGCTAAACCACACCTGACGCCAAAAAGGATTTATACACAGAACTGCAACAATTCCCAGCAACATTGTTGTATAAGACACCCCAAAATTTATGTAGAAAAAATCCATGTCTATGAAACCATCACTTTCTTCTCCCTTATGATTAGATGGCAATCTAGTTTTGTTCCAGGAATTAAGTAGTGGAGGTCCATACAGAAGAGGATTCCCCTTATAGCTGCTTTCATCAAAGGTTCCAAATTGACCTTTTCTTTCTGGAGTTCTACCTAATAAATTATTGTCAGCCACACTGAACACAGCTAGAAAGTTTAACTCTATAAGTTGAGGGGGGATGCTGCCATTCAACTTATTGTGGGAGAGATCCAAGCTCTCTATTAGTTCTAGTTTCGAGAATGTTGTGGGGATTGATCCGGTTAGATTGTTGTGCGACAAGTTCAGCGCACGAATGTTGCTCAAGTCTCCAAGCTCGAGTGGAATTTCACCTGATAAACAATTGCATGAGAGGTCTATTCCAGACATATAATTGAGAATATTACCCTTATAAGAGTCAGTTCTGTTCTTTGTTGTGAACTCTGCTTCTTGTCGTGCATCCACTTCTGAGAAAAAAGCAACAAACAAATCATATCCAGTATTCATATGTGACTTTGTCTCCAAGTATGTCGATGCTCCACTGACAAAACTAACTATCCATCTACTTCCTAGATTGGATTTTTGGTCACTTGCCCCAAAACTAATGTTGTTCAAGCAACGAGGTATTGGACCAGTAAAACTATTATTTGAAAGATCCAACATGGTTAAGTTTCCAAGAAGGCATATTTGAATTGGAATCCTTCCTTGTAAGTGATTAGCTTTCAAGAGGAGGATGCTCAATGATGAAAGGTTGCCAATAAAATCTGGAATGTTGCCAGTTAGGCGGTTATCTCTGAGATCTAATGTTACTAGAGCAGAGCTATTCTTGAATGCACTTGTAATGGGACCACTTAGCCTATTTTTTCCCAGATGAACATGTTTGATGTTCAATGAATTGAAGCATGATGGTATAAAGTCCGACAAATTATTCTCGGaaaggtcaagaaaaataatttgtttgaCTTCGCATAACTCATTCGGAATAGGACCTTCAAGTTGGTTTTTGGCCAAAACAATTCCAGCCAATTTGGTCATGTTGCCAATCCATCTTGGAAGCATGCCTGACAAAGAGTTGCTACTAAAATCAAATGCAGTCAAGTAAGCACTACGGGATAAGCTATATGGGATCTTTCCAGAAAATTGGTTGTTGTCCAAATATAAAAACTGAAGTTGAGTTAGATTACTTTTGGCAGGAAATAAGTGGCCTCTTAATTTATTGTTTGACAATTTCAGGTATGCCAAATTGGAGCAACCCATTGCCAAATGGTTTGGTATTGTTCCTGACAAATAATTGCTAGACAAGTCCAATGTTATCAAGGATACTAAAATAACTAAAGAAGATGGAATTATGcctacaaaagcattttgagacATGTTTAAATGCCATAAATTGGGAAAAACTAAACCCAAATTTGTTGGAATTGGACCTCCTAGATCATTATTTGAAATATCTATATTTCGAATATGGGGATTAGGACGATAGGGTACTTGGAAAGGGTTTGTGAAACTGTTATTCCTTAAATTAAGAATCTCCAATCTTGTATTGTTATCTAGCAACCAAGTGGGAAACTGTCCCACTAAATTGTTGTGTGAGAGATCAATTGCTTGTAACTTATATTGGTAACGAAGGAATTTGGGAATCGTTCTAGTGGGTCTTCTAGCAAGGCTACTTGACAATGACAGAACCTTCAACTGAAAGTATGGAGTCCAACTTCTTTGAGACACTGTTTCATCAACAAGTGTGTTGTTATCACTCTTGAATATCTTAATCTTCAAGAGATTAAAAAAGGAGGAAATTGTAGCTGGGTTGAAGTGGTTATGTGAC
The genomic region above belongs to Carya illinoinensis cultivar Pawnee chromosome 4, C.illinoinensisPawnee_v1, whole genome shotgun sequence and contains:
- the LOC122306520 gene encoding receptor-like protein 15 — encoded protein: MTALRVLNLEFNNFNGSISHSPTSNLQSLEFLSLSHNHFNPATISSFFNLLKIKIFKSDNNTLVDETVSQRSWTPYFQLKVLSLSSSLARRPTRTIPKFLRYQYKLQAIDLSHNNLVGQFPTWLLDNNTRLEILNLRNNSFTNPFQVPYRPNPHIRNIDISNNDLGGPIPTNLGLVFPNLWHLNMSQNAFVGIIPSSLVILVSLITLDLSSNYLSGTIPNHLAMGCSNLAYLKLSNNKLRGHLFPAKSNLTQLQFLYLDNNQFSGKIPYSLSRSAYLTAFDFSSNSLSGMLPRWIGNMTKLAGIVLAKNQLEGPIPNELCEVKQIIFLDLSENNLSDFIPSCFNSLNIKHVHLGKNRLSGPITSAFKNSSALVTLDLRDNRLTGNIPDFIGNLSSLSILLLKANHLQGRIPIQICLLGNLTMLDLSNNSFTGPIPRCLNNISFGASDQKSNLGSRWIVSFVSGASTYLETKSHMNTGYDLFVAFFSEVDARQEAEFTTKNRTDSYKGNILNYMSGIDLSCNCLSGEIPLELGDLSNIRALNLSHNNLTGSIPTTFSKLELIESLDLSHNKLNGSIPPQLIELNFLAVFSVADNNLLGRTPERKGQFGTFDESSYKGNPLLYGPPLLNSWNKTRLPSNHKGEESDGFIDMDFFYINFGVSYTTMLLGIVAVLCINPFWRQVWFSFIEVCITKSFCFFVCDFSQVVLYFLKYVALHNDEICICLYACS
- the LOC122308448 gene encoding uncharacterized protein LOC122308448 isoform X1, translating into MNKIHALPDKYILDRWRKDLKRRYTVVKSSYDDLRQNADSRRYEFVVKRCLKLATRVCSSDDHVDAFMSHLDEFEIKFKGLTLESDSSKVKETTAPTKGKIILSPHVVRGKGRPPTKRKVPPLEKTATKRKKKPTCRKIFDETSHDSEVSEAPTTDQVHSGSNDDFVVLTQCSTFTNPTPSENEEN